One Drosophila ananassae strain 14024-0371.13 chromosome XR, ASM1763931v2, whole genome shotgun sequence genomic window, TAATACTTTTTAGAAGCTATATACAAAGTTTCAGTCAAAAACCTTTAAAAACAATAGACTTCCAAGctaaataccaaaaaataccAACAAAAAAACCATCTTAAAGATATCTAAACCTATTATTTCTGCAAGTGTATACGAAAATGAGATTTATAGCGAGAACCTGCATCATCATCACCATCAACTGGCCTTTATCATGACTAACCGCACCCGGAATCCTCTTATTGTGGCTCATTTTGCACAAAACTCCGTGTACTTCTCCAGTCCACCTCCAGTTTCCACAGCCCAGCTCACAAaatatacacatatacatagtatatacatatatatatatatatttaagccAACGTGAAATCTGACTTTTACTTTTTGTTACTGACTTTTGTGGattgaataaaataacttttacATACAAATACGACCGCAGAAAAGGCAAAAAAGCGAAAGGTAATCCCTACACTCATCGATTTTGACAATTTCAAGCAGGATATCCCCGTCAAGGATATCATAAATTCTCATTCAAATATATCCCCTCACTCACATCGCAGTCGTTTATTTCACTTAACTGCagaatttcgaaaattttcactCTAATGCTATTTTATGTGTCTAGTGTCTCACTTATTCGAACTTTAAATGAAAGTCTTAACTTTAAATGATAACTTATTTCTATAACCGTCCTTGTCTCGCCCCGTTCTACCCTTCTCTTTCGCTCTGTCTCCTCTCCCACTAAAAAAACAGGGCTTCATCAAAATCTATAAGCAATTCTTCCCCGACGGAGACCCCAGCAAGTTTGCCTCGTTGGTCTTTCGCGTCTTCGACGAGAACAACGTGAGTTCCCCAAAAGGACTTTCAAGGATGTTTTAAGGTTTAAGGCTTCTTATTTCTTACCTCACTTCTCTCACAGGACGGAGCCATCGAGTTCGAAGAGTTCATCCGAGCACTGTCCATCACATCGCGCGGAAACCTAGACGAGAAATTGCACTGTGAGTtggttttactttttaaattaaggcttatgttttaaaaattaaaaaataaagattattaAAAGTATGctttaaatgttaaaaacaagaatatattcttgttaattattataataatttaatagtttttatttaattatgcctaaaaatcttaataattCTGCttaaaatctcaaaaaacctCAGAAATGTAGCTTAAAGTATGAAAATGAGTTGTatttaaaacacaaaagtacCAGGCATCATATACTTTGtgcatattattataaaatttaaatgatttttgcttaaaacaatatttaaaaattgaaaaaaattaagaaagaAGCTCTAAATTGTACAATACAAGCTTCTTTCAACATTTCTTTGGTCTTTTATACCAGGTATCATACATTATTGTATATTACTATAGTATTTTGGTGCGTTTTTATTGGGAATCATATTTAAAAtcctaaaataattaaaaattattgaattgtaatataaattatatttgaaACCCTTAAGAAAAGTACTATATTATATAAGTATTATATTCAAAATCTCCAAACCCTCAAGAGAAGTATTAAAGAATAAAGTACCGGGTATAGTACATTTTTGCCCTAAAGTATGctacaaatatattttcaagcaaaaaagtaccaggtatcatatattttttaatattagtatagttttttgatgatttttaaTGGAATTTACATTTAAAATCTCCAAATCCTTAAGAACATAACTCTTGAGAATGCAAAATATGTTATTTTAAATGAGAAAAGTACCGGTTATCATATATTattatgtatattttaatttctttactccACCAGGGGCCTTCCGGCTGTACGATGTGGACAACGACGGCTATATCACTCGCGAGGAGATGTACAACATAGTGGATGCCATCTACCAGATGGTGGTAAGTAATACTCCTTAATAACCATCCAAAAGAGTACAGTAAACACCCGATTGCAGGGCCAGCAACCGCAGACGGAGGACGAGAACACGCCCCAGAAGAGAGTGGACAAGATCTTCGATCAGATGGACAAGAACCATGACGATCGCCTCACTTTGGAGGAGTTCCGCGAGGGCAGTAAGGCTGATCCACGTATAGTGCAGGCATTAAGTTTAGGTGGTGATTAACCGCAGGACCTGTAGTCCTGCCCAGGGGCGGATCAGGGAGCGATGGGGGGGGCAGGGAGGAGCGATAGTGACGAGTGATACGAGACAACGAATTCCACTGAGAACCCTTCCAAAAAACCGCAAATtgctaacaaaaaaaaggctAAAAATCGCctcaaaaaaacacacacatatgtaCTATAAAAGCCATTTACCCCCTACCCAGAGAAAAAAAGGGGGCCccggaaatgaaaaaaaaaaacaacctcCCACCCCTCGAAGAGTTTGAAGTGAAATTCCAACTAATAgcgaattaaataaaaaatatttacataatatttcaattaacaaacaaaaaaagccaaaaacaaatattacacacagaaaaaaaaaccaaaaaaaacaccaatttaaaaaaaacacaaattatgaataaatataggtatttaaaaaaagcaaatataaatttaaaaaatattaggcATTTGAggcatttttattgaaatgcTTGCCAAGGCCcggtttggccaaaaaaaactatcgatATCGTTGCTGCCGATAGTTATTGAATTcgatataatttttttttcctcaaaaaaaaaacaaaaaagctaTTTAATCTTTATGCTGATACCTATACTTATACATATacgaattaataaaaatatatataccgATATATATACCGATATTtatgcgaaaaaaaaaaaatactacgCTATTGGCTTTGAAAAACGCTTTCAAGAACAGTTTATTTTTGTGGCTGGTTGATAATCGaaactaaaattcaaattaaaaactatCAAACACACACTATTTATTCTCTAGCTTATTAAAgtaatcaaaaaaataagaaagaaattAGAATAAAGTTGAAATAAAAAGCTTCCAGCATGTGGCATGAGTAATCAGTTGCAAAAtcaatcaattaattaattaatcgaATCATTTCTCATCAAGCTTGACAATCAACCTGATTTTGcggattttcaattttcattccAATTTAAAGTcattacaaaaaattattaaaaaaaaatacttaagaAACATATTAAGGAATGCACTCGATCtatatcaattttttatatttctattttatttaaatttaaaaaaaaataaaataaaaacaaaaaccagagcTTGAAACTATATCGTATATTTAATACTAATGccttatcaaaaaaaaaaaaaacaaaaatattaagatTGAAATCGAAACTATCGCCTAAATCATCGATATCATCTACTATCGCTCCATCTCTATCTCTCACTcactctctatctctctctctctctctctctctattttgacattaaaaacttgaattaatttttttggttaaatcaCCATgctaaaataatttctatattttatatgtgGTTCAGCTTtagattataaaataaatgaaaaaataatatatataaaatgtaaaagTCAAGGACTATATATCCTTAATCTCTTCCTCTTTGTTTGCCCTTCTTTATCCTTGAATCATGTTgccttaaatatttatttttagattttagatTTTAAGTTTCTGCCTCTGATCCATAAACAATAGCATATAGTTCTTGCTTTCCCGCTGAGGTTTCATATTTTGGAATTGCTAGAAAAATACCAGAACCCATTCCCAATAATTCCCCCCCACTCTATATAAACAGTTATCTGATCACTACtcgatttattattatttccaaGCACTCTTGTAGAGTTTTAAGAGATTTTTTGCCTAAAAAACACACCACAGCACATGTTAGCATGccccgaaaaaaataaatataaaaatcaaataaaaatgatatGATATACCTATACATATATGCAACAGATACAAATCAAGAGgtcgaaaaaaataatactaaaaatgaaaaaaatactaaaatgCAGCCAACAATCAATTTTTCGCGCTTCTTACACTCGAACTCCGATCCGATAATATTGTGAAAAGATATTGTACATAAGACCGGATATGTTTGAGGatctaaaaaacaaaaacataaataaaaaataaaaaaaaaagtaatttttaaGAAACACAAACAAGGCATCATCTGTATTTCGATAATCTTTGGAAAGCAAACACGTTTTTTGTCAACAACTCTAttgatatttatatatatacacttaaaaaaatatatatatacatacatcaaataaaatattataataaatatatattttttttttgggtatcTTGTAAGCGTTAATGAtacttcttaaaaaaaaaaaatgaatactTTGTGTGCATTATATTCAAAATAagcaatatttaatttagcaagtgtttattaaaaaattaaatcaattcaGAACACATACACTGACAGAAAAAACACTTACTACACACTTACactgaaaaaaacaaacaaaatcatAGCCAACAAGTTTTTGGAATTATTgcgattaaaaaataaaaaaaaaactaaagaaaaaatgttaaaataattttatttaataattaaattttttttttagctaaaaattaaaagaaataagGAACTTGGAGAGGTCAGGCTTGAATCCTCAGGACTTCCAGGGACGCCAGatgggcaggggcaggggcaggggctgGGTGGTGGGGAGGTACTGCTCCATGGCCTCCAGGAACTTCTCGTTCAGCTGCCGGTCGTGGCGCTGCAGGAATCGGGAGACCTCCAGGGCGCACTGCCGGAAACCGTTCCAGTACCGCTCCATGGCCAGGCGCTGGAACTGGgcgggggtggtggtggtggtggtggggtgGACCTGATGACGCCGCCGATCCTGCAAGTGGTGGACGGTCAGCTCCAGGATATCGGCCTTTTCCAGCTTCGCCAGGGCCTCAGAGTCCTACAAAGTCGACTATTATTTCCTCCCACTCCTGATCCTAATCCTCCCACTCACCATATAGGCCGTCTCCTTGATCAGCAGCTTCAGCTCCTCCAGACACCGATTGATCCTCGCCCGGCGCTTCCTCTCCAACAGCGGCTTCATCACCTTCCTGTACTGGTACGTCCTGGACATGGCCCCCGATCCGCCATCGGCCCTCCTGACCTCCTCCTGGCTCTTCGCAGTTGACATCTCAGGAGCTAACACCAATTTGGATGCCGCTTTGCCGGCAACTGAAGTGACACAGTGACTGCCAAACGAGTTGATTGCCGCTCAGGGAGCAGCTTTTTATACCTCAGGGCTTTAGTTCCCGAAGGGTAGATGCGTTTCAGGGGCAGTTTAGTCCagattttattataaaatattatagtacattataaaatttattattattcctaaaatatgtaaaaagtTTAAGCGGAAGAGCTTAATATTCCatattatttgtttcttttttaatctttttcgTAAAATTAAAGGTAAGTCGAGAGTTctaccgttttttttttatacaattaaagatcaatttaaaattgtcttaaaaataaaaattcttcATGGGAAAGTCTAGGGTTCAACTCCGTTCTTAAAgcaatttctttaaaaatgtttaatgtttttttccgttttttcttaattacagatcattaaaaaattgtctTTAAAGTATGTCTTGAGttctataaatttattatttataatataatatattaattatttttagatcaattaaaaataataaaaaaaaactctttttttgaAACTTTGTGGGAAAAGTCCTGGGTTTCACACCGTTTTTAGAACAGATTCCTTAAACATTTCTTATATatctttattttgatttttttctctatcaattaaatccaaaattgtctTTGAAatagcttttaaaaatatctttttaaacaaaaataaaaattaaaaaaacattcaGACCTTGTATTTAAGACTTTAAGACCTTCTAAAATGACCTTTAATTATTTGTAGCACTTTTTATACTAATTTTCCATAATCTTTGTGTTTTAAAATGATCTTAGACTATATCTTAGACtctatgttatatatattgtctattgtatatatttatgattaaaaaaaattaaaataaagtttatttttctaaaaatgcCTTTTGTATGAAATctaaaaactttaatttttatgtttcTGTAATAATTTAGCCCTAAACCCTTTTAATGGGTATACTTTAGTCGCTTCCCAGTTTCCCCCACAAATCATCACAGATTTCTGgcgttgcagttgcagtcgGCGTCGCAGTCTGCGTCGCTGGCAGCGTCAGAGCGCATGCgtgcagcaaaaaaaaattgcaaaaaaaaaaatattaaaaaaatgccaATTGGCTGGAAAAGTTTGTTTACTTTGGCGAGGGTGAGGGGGAGGTGGAGGGGAAGAGACGGAGCCACCGGAAGACTCAGCGCCAGGGTGGTCACTGGACAGAGGCGATCGGATGGCGGGTGGCGGGTGGCAAGTGGGGAGGGAGGGAGTCTACTAGACTTCGTAACTGGAACTAGATCCCctccagagagagagagaggtcTGGAGGCCGGAGATGGGAACTGTTACTCAATCGGTTCTGTCAGGTGGTTGGATAATGCCGCCAGGAATACGAAGCCCCTGTACGTAATGCCCATTATTATCACTCGGGTCTCAGGCTACTGATTTTTGATCTCAGGATGGGGATCGGAATGGGGATCGGGATGGGGATCTGGGGATCTGGGGGCTGGCGTAATCTCTGCCAAGTCAGTGTGGGTCCGAATTCGATCCCATCACTGAAGACACTGCAAGAAATTGGGGGTTTTCCGGTAGAATACTTCTCTAAAATTAGTTTCTaactatttttaattaaaatttaactatTTTCTGActattaatttagtttttatttatttatgatttattttttctggtattttttttgcaagaaTTCTTATTTATCTCAATGGGATCCCTATTTGAGATTGCGGCAAGCGCTGATTTCCCACGGTAGTTGCCACGTCTGCTTGCCACTTACCATGTTGCACGCGATCGGCATGAGACACTCGAACAACAAAAAGGGGGCGGGCCATCGAACACATGTTGTGCGCCCAGATCGCTCAGATCGCCCAGATCCCCCAGATCATCGCCATTCCCACTACGCCTTTTGCGGTTAAGAtttatggatttttttttttgcaatacTCTAGCTTGTTGTTATGAGTTATAGGTTCATTTATCGATTAATTGAACAAAATTATCAAATTTATCTATAAAGAGAACTTATTTAGATAGTTTTCTCAAGAATATAAACAAGAAACTCTTGAAGAACTtcataaaaatatcaaaaactATGTTCATTTATCGATTTTTTATCGATTAATTGGAGAAAATATTAGATATTTAATTAAGATTTCTATAAGAAGCCTGTATATAATGATTTAAAATAGTTTTCCCAATAATTAGTACAAGAAATTCTACAGAAActgcataaaaataaaaaaaaaaccattttaaTTTATCGATTTTTAATCGATTAATtggtaaaaatattaaatatatgtaAAATATATCTTGAAAAAGCCTTTACAAAAGGATTATaggtagttttttttaataaaataacaagaaaCTCAAGAAAAACAgcctaaaaatatgaaaaaacgAAGTTAATTTATCGATTTTTAATCGATTTATTTAAGAAAACGTTAGATATCTATAAGAAACCATTAAGAAAAGATTATAGATAAGTTTCTTAATAATTAAAACCAGAAACTCTAGGAAAACGgccttaaaatataaaaaccatGTTAATTTATCGATTTTTTATCGATTAATTGATGAAAAGATAAGATATCTCTATAATGTATCTATAAGAAACCTTTACAgaatgattataaatatatatatcaataattaaaacaataaactCTAGAAAAACtgtctaaaaatataaaaaaaatagaaaaaataatcgattttatcgataaatataaaaaaatatgaataatttAAGCCAATAGAGCAACAAAACTTCAATCAGAGCTTGTTCCTCGAGACCCTTTCGAACAAAGCAGCTCATTAACAGGCCTGCTGACAACTCCCCCCCTTTTCGATCCAACCCACTGGTAGCCTCCCCTTTCGGCCACCCTTCCATCCACCCCCAGATTTCCCCCAGTTTTCACTCCAAAGCGTGGGAATCTTGCGAGGTGGCTGCCATAAAGTGGGGCAGGATGATGGAAATTGGCGCGCTTTGCCACAAAAAAAGAGACCCCACCGAGAGATATTATATATAGTGGGCTGTTACTTCCaagaattaaatatataatttttttttattgaaaatagaGAAAAGAAAAGCATGCACTTGTATACTAGCACACCCCCTTTTTTCGAAGTGATGTGGAAATATTTTTCCCAGGCCGGAAtcccccccccaaaaaaaaacagagctaATTGTCACCCCAAGGGGGGAAGGCGACAGATAAGGGAGACGACGAGTCAAGTGACTTCAGTTCCAGTCCCAGTCCCTTTTTCGATTTTTATGCCCGAATGAAATATCAAAATTACATTTGTAACAGACGTCTTGGTCGGGTCGGGCTATCTCTAAGCCCACAAATATATGTATTCGAAATCTGAAATCCAAGAGCAGACACACTTAGGAGTAGGTTGGATGGGTTCTGGGGACGATCGGTGGTGGTTTGGGGAGAAAATGTAGTCGCACACGCGCAAATCTGATGCTTGAAAGCTGAGAAGCAACAGGGGACAGTGGACCCAATACTATACATTTTTGGATAAATTTTACAACATAAAATTgaagaaattaataaaaaattcatttattaGACTAGTttgaagaaatatttaaaataaagccTCTCAAgttgtaattattttttgaaactaAGACTATTTTTCGTCActaataatttatttgatatattttaaaagtttcttaaacttcgtcactaaaattagGGCCATTCAaggcattttttttattatattttaaaggcTTGTTAAATAGGGATATAATTAGCCTCTCAAGTAgtaatatttgtttaaaaactaGACTTTTTTCGTCACGAAGGATTTatatcaaatattttaagaCTTTTTATAGACTTTGTCACTGAAATTATGTTTCTTTTAATAGATTTTATGGGCTTAAATAATAGGAGTATAATtagttaaaaaattgtatttcttAAGccttaaaaatcaattaaaagcaaaaattCGAGTGACGAAAGCTCTTAGAAACcttgcattttatttaattgttgtAGTTCTTTGAAaaagttaattattttttaaaaagtaagCTCTTGAAACCAGTTTCCTTAAGTTctacaattaaaaaaaaatattatatttatttttttaaattatattttcttagTTTAATCCCACTGTCTGCTTATCAGTAATTTTTATGTCTTAGCAGCGGATCTAATTCCATGGACAATGGGCCTTGGAGTCTATAAAATTGCTCATTAAACATGTTTCGAATATTTTtccgaaaaaaaaactcacATTTTAGGGTTGCCTGGAAgtgatttagtttttaaaatgctCGTTATCTGGGCACTTTTCCCCCGACACCCCGACCCCAACTCCAAGTGCCCTCTATAGCATATACCCCCTTATCCTTCCACGATTTCCTTACCACTCTATTCCGGAGAGATATTCCCAAGCTGCCAAAAATAGACACAAATTGTAACGCACTTGAAGTGCACTTTGAAACATCTTGAACTCGAAATGTGTATTTTTAAATCATATATATCGTGGAGGCACGATTGGAGCGAGAGGGCGAGAGACGAGAGAGATGTGTGGCACACACAACATGCAACATGTGAATGCGGAGTTCAAGTGCATGGCATGACACACACCCGTCCCTCCAGCTCATTTGTATCTGGgttctgtatctgtatctgtgtctgcCTCTGCCTGCAAAGTGTTTTTTCCCAGGGGCTATTTATAGAACTCTATATTCCGTTGCCGATCTGTTCCTAGAGGATCTTGCTAGTACTATCATTATGATGCTTGCCACGACATTATtgatttcttgtttttttaagtatgaagaattaaaaaatactcTAAGCTAtggaattttgttttttagatCTAGTAGATCTAAGTAGAGtaatagataaataaataaatcataatATATGCATTTATTCtattatattctatatatgttattattttctattatagtattattattttcttaacaCGGTATAATacgttaaatataaaatataatttaattaaaatttttcaaaatttttattccaaaataattttttaggAAAATATAGCACAAaagatatacaaaaaaaaatgtttcttatatctagtattttaattatttttattttctaattccattattattcatatttttgtttttaatagtCTACTAAAATCT contains:
- the LOC6505180 gene encoding enhancer of split mgamma protein; this translates as MSTAKSQEEVRRADGGSGAMSRTYQYRKVMKPLLERKRRARINRCLEELKLLIKETAYMDSEALAKLEKADILELTVHHLQDRRRHQVHPTTTTTTPAQFQRLAMERYWNGFRQCALEVSRFLQRHDRQLNEKFLEAMEQYLPTTQPLPLPLPIWRPWKS
- the LOC6505089 gene encoding frequenin-1 yields the protein MGKKNSKLKQDTIDRLTTDTYFTEKEIRQWHKGFLKDCPNGLLTEQGFIKIYKQFFPDGDPSKFASLVFRVFDENNDGAIEFEEFIRALSITSRGNLDEKLHWAFRLYDVDNDGYITREEMYNIVDAIYQMVGQQPQTEDENTPQKRVDKIFDQMDKNHDDRLTLEEFREGSKADPRIVQALSLGGD